Sequence from the Pirellulales bacterium genome:
AATCCCAGGTGATGAGCCGCGTGCATAGCGTGAAAACGGGCCCATTCTTCGCCTGACAAGGGGCCAATCACCGGGTGAGCTGGAAACGGACCTGTGGCCGACGCAAATCGTTCGAGCGCGCGGTCCAGAGACGGCGCTTCGACAAGCGGGTCAAGTCCTTGGGGCGGATCGAACGGTGGCGGCGCGGGGCGCCCATCGGGAAATCGATCCAACGCGAAGAAGCGCTTGTGGATCGCGGTTTGTTCGCTCGTTGCCGGCGGAACATCGGATGCCGGTCGCGCGGTGCTACGAATCGTGATCGCAAGGTGGTGCAGAATCTGCGCCAGCGACCATTTGCCGACGACGGTGTACCCCTCGAGCAGGCGGGCGACCTCCGGCATCACTTCATCAAGAGTCTGAAACGTCAATTGCCGCCGCTCAGGCATGCCCTTCTCCCTTTCGCGTGTACTGTCTGAACTGGCGCACATTCTCGCAGCCATGCCCAAAAGTGCAACATCGTGGCAAATTTGCCAAGCGATCGATGAGATTTCGTGCCTCGTCTACCGCGCGCCGGTAATAAGGGCGCTATGAGAGACCGGGGGTAGCACG
This genomic interval carries:
- a CDS encoding DUF1569 domain-containing protein, which codes for MPERRQLTFQTLDEVMPEVARLLEGYTVVGKWSLAQILHHLAITIRSTARPASDVPPATSEQTAIHKRFFALDRFPDGRPAPPPFDPPQGLDPLVEAPSLDRALERFASATGPFPAHPVIGPLSGEEWARFHAMHAAHHLGFAVPTK